A window of the Henckelia pumila isolate YLH828 chromosome 3, ASM3356847v2, whole genome shotgun sequence genome harbors these coding sequences:
- the LOC140888143 gene encoding uncharacterized protein, whose product MSMYIQSIESRAWKRVLDGWSPPMRDDDVPGPKPRSQWTAEENTAAIYNAKALNAMFVFVDMNMFNLIGTCNCARDVWEKLQTHCEGSTSVKKTRMCLITSKFEKMKIEETETIMEYNGRLKSLENEASVLGDPISNERLVSKVLRSVP is encoded by the coding sequence atgagcatGTACATCCAATCCATTGAGTCCAGGGCTTGGAAACGTGTTCTTGACGGTTGGTCACCACCTATGAGAGATGATGATGTACCAGGAccaaagccaagatcacaatggACAGCCGAGGAGAATACTGCGGCTATTTATAACGCTAAAGCTCTTAATGCtatgtttgtttttgttgatatgaatatgtttaatctaattggtactTGTAATTGTGCTAGGGATGTTTGGGAGAAACTGCAAACCCACTGTGAAGGCTCAACAAGTGTTAAGAAGACAAGGATGTGTCTCATAAcgtcaaaatttgagaaaatgaaAATAGAGGAAACAGAGACCATCATGGAATATAATGGTAGGTTGAAGAGCCTTGAAAATGAAGCATCTGTTCTTGGTGATCCTATTTCGAACGAGAGACTTGTATCCAAAGTGCTTCGTTCTGTTCCCTAA